The Pseudomonas extremaustralis genome contains a region encoding:
- a CDS encoding DUF2934 domain-containing protein, producing the protein MSTEDKRIRELAHQIWESEGKPHGEDARHWEMARKLAEAEALTPSKPKPAAKPKTPPKPAAKAKPAAAAASKPAPAAAKKPAAPKKPKP; encoded by the coding sequence ATGAGTACAGAAGACAAACGCATTCGCGAGTTGGCGCATCAGATCTGGGAATCTGAAGGCAAGCCCCATGGTGAAGATGCCCGGCACTGGGAGATGGCGCGCAAGCTGGCAGAGGCCGAAGCGCTGACGCCGAGCAAGCCCAAGCCCGCTGCCAAACCCAAGACCCCACCCAAGCCTGCGGCCAAGGCCAAGCCCGCCGCAGCGGCCGCCAGCAAGCCCGCGCCTGCAGCGGCGAAAAAACCGGCCGCGCCGAAAAAGCCCAAGCCTTGA
- the glgX gene encoding glycogen debranching protein GlgX: MSKPDKTPSTPANEPSRIREGLPFPLGATWDGLGVNFALFSANATKVELCLFDAAGEVELERIELPEYTDEIFHGYLPDAHPGLIYGYRVYGAYDPANGHRFNHNKLLIDPYAKQLVGELKWSEALFGYTIGHPDDDLSFDERDSAPFVPKCKVIDPAHTWGNDQPVRVPWDRTIIYETHLRGFSMRHPSVSEAVRGTCAGLMEDDVLKHIRQLGISSVELLPVHAFVNDQHLLEKGMTNYWGYNSIAFFAPDPRYLASGQIAEFKEMVAHLHEQKLEVILDVVYNHTAEGNERGPTLSMRGIDNASYYRLMPDDKRFYINDSGTGNTLDLSHPCVLQMVTDSLRYWATEMHVDGFRFDLATILGRYRDGFDERHSFLVACRQDPVLRQLKLIAEPWDCGPGGYQVGNFPPGWVEWNDRFRDTVRAFWKGDDGQLADFAARMTASGEMFNHRGRRPYSSMNFITAHDGFTLHDLVSYNDKHNEDNDENNQDGSNNNLSWNHGVEGPTDDPEINALRLRQMRNFFATLLLAQGTPMIVAGDEFARTQHGNNNAYCQDSEIGWINWELDNDGKALLKFVKRLIKLRMAYPILRRGRFLVGDYNEDIGVKDVTWLSPDGNEMTTEQWQDSHGRCLGMLMDGRAQETGIRRAGADATLLLVVNAHHDMVNFRLPPVPQGEFWTCMLDTNDTAVRGQERFEFDHQYAVTGRSLLLFELQRDDEV, encoded by the coding sequence ATGAGCAAACCCGATAAAACCCCTTCGACGCCGGCCAACGAGCCGTCGCGGATTCGTGAAGGTTTGCCCTTCCCCCTCGGCGCCACCTGGGATGGCCTGGGTGTCAACTTCGCGCTGTTCTCGGCCAACGCCACCAAAGTGGAACTGTGCCTGTTCGACGCCGCCGGCGAAGTGGAACTGGAACGCATCGAACTGCCCGAATACACCGACGAAATCTTCCACGGTTACTTGCCCGACGCCCACCCAGGGCTGATTTACGGCTACCGCGTCTACGGTGCATACGACCCCGCCAATGGCCACCGCTTCAACCACAACAAGCTGCTGATCGACCCCTATGCCAAGCAGCTGGTGGGTGAACTCAAATGGTCCGAGGCGCTGTTCGGCTACACCATCGGCCACCCCGACGACGACCTCAGTTTCGACGAACGCGACAGCGCGCCGTTCGTGCCCAAGTGCAAGGTCATCGACCCGGCGCACACCTGGGGCAACGACCAGCCGGTCAGGGTGCCGTGGGACCGCACGATCATCTATGAAACCCACTTGCGCGGCTTCAGCATGCGCCACCCTTCGGTCAGCGAAGCGGTGCGCGGCACTTGCGCGGGCTTGATGGAAGACGACGTACTCAAGCACATCCGCCAGTTGGGTATTTCTTCGGTCGAGTTGCTGCCGGTGCACGCCTTTGTCAACGACCAGCACCTGCTGGAAAAAGGCATGACCAACTACTGGGGCTATAACAGCATCGCGTTTTTCGCCCCCGACCCGCGCTACCTGGCCAGCGGCCAGATCGCCGAGTTCAAGGAGATGGTCGCGCACCTGCACGAACAGAAACTGGAAGTGATCCTCGACGTGGTCTACAACCACACCGCCGAAGGCAACGAGCGCGGCCCGACCCTGTCCATGCGCGGGATCGACAACGCCTCGTACTACCGGCTGATGCCCGACGACAAACGCTTCTATATCAATGATTCCGGCACCGGCAACACCCTGGACCTGAGCCACCCGTGCGTGCTGCAAATGGTCACCGATTCCCTGCGTTACTGGGCGACCGAGATGCACGTCGACGGTTTCCGCTTCGACCTGGCAACCATCCTCGGGCGCTACCGCGACGGGTTCGATGAGCGCCACAGCTTCCTCGTTGCCTGTCGCCAGGACCCGGTACTGCGCCAGCTCAAACTGATCGCTGAACCCTGGGACTGCGGCCCCGGCGGCTATCAGGTGGGCAATTTCCCGCCGGGCTGGGTGGAATGGAACGACCGCTTCCGCGACACCGTGCGCGCCTTCTGGAAAGGTGACGACGGCCAACTGGCGGACTTCGCCGCACGCATGACCGCCTCTGGCGAGATGTTCAACCACCGTGGCCGTCGTCCCTACAGCTCAATGAACTTCATCACCGCCCACGACGGGTTCACCCTGCACGACCTGGTGTCGTACAACGACAAGCACAACGAAGACAACGACGAGAACAACCAGGACGGCAGCAACAACAACCTGTCGTGGAACCATGGTGTCGAAGGCCCCACCGACGACCCGGAAATCAACGCGCTGCGCCTGCGCCAGATGCGTAACTTTTTCGCCACGCTGCTGCTGGCCCAGGGCACGCCGATGATCGTGGCCGGTGATGAGTTCGCCCGCACCCAGCACGGCAACAACAACGCCTATTGCCAGGACAGCGAGATCGGCTGGATCAACTGGGAACTGGATAACGACGGCAAAGCGTTACTCAAGTTTGTGAAGCGTCTGATCAAACTGCGCATGGCCTACCCGATCCTGCGTCGTGGCCGCTTCCTGGTGGGCGACTACAACGAAGATATCGGCGTTAAGGACGTCACCTGGCTGTCGCCGGATGGCAACGAGATGACCACCGAGCAGTGGCAGGACAGCCATGGCCGTTGCCTGGGCATGCTCATGGATGGTCGCGCCCAGGAGACCGGGATTCGCCGTGCGGGCGCCGATGCCACCTTGTTGCTGGTGGTGAACGCCCACCACGACATGGTCAACTTCCGCCTGCCGCCGGTCCCTCAGGGCGAGTTCTGGACCTGCATGCTCGACACCAACGACACGGCGGTGCGGGGCCAGGAACGGTTCGAGTTCGATCATCAGTACGCCGTGACCGGTCGCTCACTGTTGCTGTTCGAACTGCAGCGCGACGACGAGGTGTGA
- a CDS encoding malto-oligosyltrehalose synthase yields the protein MNALPLRATQRLQFHKGFTLDDAVPLVPYFAQLGISHLYASPLLSARAGSMHGYDVVDPTRVNPELGGEPALRRLVAALRAHRMGLILDIVSNHMAVGGADNPWWLDLLEWGRLSAYSEFFDIQWHSPDPLLKGQLLMPFLGSDYGEALQSGTLTLYFDAAQGAFHVEHYEHRFPICPRDYATILGNAAPLKPLADSFSALAYHDGAYAEAAWLKHALAERATEGDVLRAIEQRLAGFDGRQPAGFNQLHGLLEQQAYRLASWRTAADDINWRRFFDVNELGGLRVERTAVFEATHGKIFELIREGLVDGLRVDHIDGLADPRGYCRKLRRRVDSLAPGRHLPIFVEKILGDGETLREDWQVDGTTGYEFMNQVSLLQHDPAGFEPLAELWTRHSERPSAFIEEARLARQQILNGSLGGDFESVAQALLQVARDDVMTRDLTLGAIRRALQELIVHFPVYRTYISARGRSAADDKVFQQAMDGARGTLSEGDWPVLEHLEKWLGGQPWRNRPVGRERKILKHACVRFQQLTSPAAAKAVEDTAFYRSSVLLSRNDVGFNTEQFSAPLAEFHQVNQHRLQTFPDNLLATATHDHKRGEDTRARLAVLSECAPWYVEQVEHWRSLAAPLRSDANAPSAGDELILYQVLLGSWPLDQDADFDGYQQRLWQWQQKALREAKLHSRWSAPNEAYEQGVEAFLSRLLLSEAGRPLRDAIAAAAHRIAPAGALNGLAQSLLRMTVPGVPDLYQGDEFWDFSLVDPDNRRPVDFNARQQALNSPPDIGELLFNWRNGRIKQALIAQVLALRKAHPELFRSGRYTPLEVVGQHAERVVAFCREYQGKQLLVVVPRWPYPLLENGVHPQINAQVWGDTRVKLPFAAPIQHWKGLFHTRAVTPDKELLIRTALGDFPVNVFINPDDQTS from the coding sequence ATGAATGCATTGCCCCTGCGTGCGACCCAGCGTCTGCAATTCCATAAGGGTTTTACCCTCGACGATGCGGTGCCGTTGGTGCCTTACTTTGCCCAACTGGGCATCAGCCATTTGTATGCCTCGCCGCTGCTCAGCGCGCGCGCCGGTTCCATGCACGGCTACGACGTGGTCGACCCGACCCGCGTCAACCCGGAACTGGGCGGCGAACCCGCCCTGCGCCGCCTGGTCGCCGCGTTGCGCGCACACCGGATGGGGCTGATCCTCGATATCGTCTCCAACCACATGGCCGTGGGCGGTGCTGACAACCCCTGGTGGCTGGACCTGCTGGAATGGGGCCGCCTGAGTGCCTACAGCGAATTCTTCGATATCCAGTGGCACTCACCCGACCCGCTGCTCAAGGGCCAATTGCTCATGCCCTTCCTCGGCAGCGACTACGGCGAAGCGTTGCAGAGCGGCACCCTGACCCTGTATTTCGATGCGGCGCAGGGGGCATTCCATGTCGAGCACTATGAACACCGCTTCCCGATCTGCCCTCGGGATTACGCGACGATCCTCGGCAACGCCGCCCCCCTCAAACCCCTGGCCGACAGCTTCAGCGCCCTCGCCTACCATGACGGTGCCTACGCGGAGGCCGCCTGGCTCAAGCATGCCCTGGCCGAGCGCGCCACCGAAGGCGACGTGCTGCGGGCCATCGAGCAACGACTCGCCGGGTTCGACGGGCGCCAACCGGCAGGCTTCAACCAGCTGCATGGGTTGCTGGAGCAACAGGCCTATCGCCTGGCCAGCTGGCGCACGGCGGCGGACGATATCAACTGGCGGCGCTTTTTCGATGTCAACGAACTCGGCGGCCTGCGCGTCGAGCGCACGGCGGTGTTCGAAGCCACCCACGGCAAGATCTTCGAGTTGATCCGCGAAGGCCTGGTGGATGGCCTGCGCGTCGATCACATCGACGGTCTGGCCGATCCACGCGGTTACTGTCGCAAGCTGCGCCGCCGCGTGGACTCGCTGGCGCCCGGGCGGCACCTGCCGATCTTCGTGGAAAAGATCCTCGGCGACGGCGAAACCCTGCGCGAAGACTGGCAAGTGGACGGCACCACCGGCTACGAATTCATGAATCAGGTGTCGCTGCTGCAACACGACCCTGCGGGCTTCGAACCGCTGGCCGAGTTGTGGACGCGCCACAGCGAGCGGCCCTCGGCATTCATCGAAGAAGCCCGGCTGGCGCGCCAGCAGATCCTCAACGGCTCCCTCGGCGGGGATTTCGAAAGCGTGGCCCAGGCCCTGCTGCAAGTGGCCCGCGACGATGTGATGACCCGCGACCTGACACTCGGCGCCATCCGCCGCGCCTTGCAGGAACTGATCGTGCATTTTCCGGTGTACCGCACCTACATCAGTGCCCGAGGCCGCAGCGCCGCCGACGACAAGGTATTCCAACAGGCCATGGACGGCGCCCGCGGGACCCTGAGCGAAGGCGACTGGCCGGTGCTTGAACACCTGGAAAAATGGCTCGGCGGCCAGCCCTGGCGCAATCGCCCGGTGGGCCGCGAGCGCAAGATCCTCAAGCATGCCTGCGTCCGCTTCCAGCAATTGACCTCGCCCGCCGCCGCCAAGGCCGTGGAAGACACCGCGTTCTATCGCTCGTCGGTGCTGCTGTCGCGCAACGATGTGGGCTTCAATACCGAGCAGTTCAGCGCGCCGTTGGCCGAGTTTCACCAGGTCAACCAGCACCGCTTGCAGACCTTCCCGGATAACCTGCTGGCCACCGCCACCCACGACCATAAACGCGGCGAAGACACCCGCGCGCGCCTGGCGGTGCTCAGCGAATGCGCGCCGTGGTACGTCGAACAGGTCGAACACTGGCGCAGCCTGGCCGCACCGTTGCGCAGCGATGCCAACGCGCCGTCGGCGGGCGATGAACTGATCCTCTATCAAGTGTTGCTGGGCAGTTGGCCGCTGGACCAGGACGCCGACTTCGACGGCTATCAGCAACGCTTGTGGCAGTGGCAACAAAAGGCCCTGCGCGAAGCCAAGTTGCACAGCCGCTGGAGCGCGCCCAACGAGGCTTATGAGCAAGGGGTCGAAGCGTTCCTGTCACGCCTGCTGCTCAGCGAGGCCGGTCGCCCGTTGCGAGACGCGATCGCCGCTGCCGCCCACAGGATCGCCCCGGCCGGCGCGCTCAATGGCCTGGCTCAGTCCTTGCTTCGCATGACCGTGCCGGGTGTGCCGGACCTGTACCAGGGCGATGAGTTCTGGGACTTCAGCCTGGTGGACCCGGATAACCGTCGCCCGGTGGATTTCAACGCACGGCAACAGGCGCTCAATAGCCCGCCGGATATCGGTGAGCTGTTGTTCAACTGGCGAAACGGGCGTATCAAACAAGCATTGATTGCCCAGGTACTGGCCTTGCGCAAGGCCCATCCTGAGCTGTTTCGCAGCGGTCGCTATACACCGCTGGAAGTGGTCGGCCAACACGCCGAACGGGTGGTCGCGTTCTGCCGCGAATACCAGGGCAAACAGCTACTGGTGGTGGTGCCGCGCTGGCCTTACCCGTTGCTTGAAAACGGTGTGCATCCGCAAATCAATGCGCAGGTTTGGGGCGATACACGGGTCAAATTACCGTTTGCCGCGCCAATTCAACACTGGAAGGGACTTTTTCATACACGCGCAGTCACACCAGACAAGGAGCTGTTGATCCGCACTGCGCTGGGGGATTTCCCCGTCAATGTCTTTATCAATCCTGATGATCAAACAAGCTGA
- the malQ gene encoding 4-alpha-glucanotransferase, whose translation MSEANLELLASRAGLSVDWIDANGRPQRVKPDALRAVLKGLGHPADTDADIDASLLQLELAQQDPHLPPLMTVDSGEGLDLSRHFEPDTPCRVSLEDGETLELRLDGNAVLPGVIALGYHQVHISDQTFTLAVAPTHCYSVAEAVDSQPARAWGLSAQLYSLRRPGDGGFGDTLALEHLARCAAERGADALAISPMHAMFSADTERYSPYSPSSRLFLNSLYASPTCILGEREVRNAIETLGLTDELHTLEQLNLIDWPAAAKAKQRLLRALYENFCHGQHPQHADFLSFRQAGGEALENHCRFEAVQALRAAEGLDLDWRHWPEAWRSPQSPALVEFAEANRAEIGFYAFGQWLIARCLERAQQAARGSGMGIGLIADLAVGADGGGSQAWSRQDELLANLTVGAPPDVLNRAGQGWGISAFSPEGLKRNGFRAFIEMLRANFAHAGGLRIDHVMGLQRLWVIPMDASPQEGAYLYYPVDDLLRLLALESHRHQAIVLGEDLGTVPDGLREKLIARSILGMRVLLFEQRHDGQFKPILDWPDNALATTSTHDLPTLNGWWHSRDIEWNVQLGLIDAPTLEQWSEHRLRERQALRQALSQDPQNFVDEIRNETDHMIDASVRYLGHTRAPLVLLPLEDALGLEEQANLPGTTDTHPNWRRRLPGEAASLLDNAGAARRLELLAVARNQAHERDR comes from the coding sequence ACCCACACCTGCCGCCGTTGATGACCGTCGACAGCGGCGAAGGCCTTGACCTGTCGCGCCACTTCGAGCCCGATACCCCGTGCCGGGTCAGCCTGGAAGACGGTGAAACCCTGGAACTGCGCCTCGATGGCAACGCGGTGCTGCCCGGTGTGATTGCCCTGGGTTATCACCAGGTGCATATCAGCGACCAGACCTTCACCCTGGCCGTCGCTCCGACCCATTGCTACAGCGTCGCCGAAGCGGTGGATAGCCAGCCGGCCCGCGCCTGGGGCCTGAGCGCCCAACTGTACTCGCTGCGCCGCCCGGGCGATGGCGGTTTCGGCGACACCCTGGCCCTGGAACACCTGGCCCGCTGCGCCGCCGAACGCGGGGCCGACGCGTTGGCGATCAGCCCGATGCACGCGATGTTCAGCGCCGACACCGAGCGCTACAGCCCGTACTCGCCGTCCAGCCGGCTGTTCCTCAACAGCCTGTATGCCTCGCCTACCTGCATCCTGGGTGAGCGCGAAGTGCGTAACGCCATTGAAACCCTCGGCCTGACGGACGAGTTGCACACCCTGGAACAGCTCAACCTGATCGACTGGCCCGCCGCAGCCAAAGCCAAGCAACGCCTGTTGCGTGCACTGTATGAAAACTTCTGTCACGGCCAGCACCCGCAACATGCCGATTTCCTGAGCTTCCGCCAGGCCGGCGGCGAAGCCCTGGAAAACCACTGCCGCTTCGAGGCCGTGCAAGCCTTGCGGGCTGCCGAAGGCCTGGACCTCGACTGGCGCCACTGGCCAGAAGCCTGGCGCTCGCCGCAGAGTCCGGCGCTGGTGGAGTTCGCTGAAGCCAACCGCGCCGAGATCGGCTTTTATGCCTTCGGCCAATGGCTGATCGCCCGCTGCCTGGAGCGCGCACAACAAGCCGCCCGTGGCAGCGGCATGGGCATCGGCCTGATCGCCGACCTGGCGGTAGGCGCCGACGGCGGCGGCAGCCAGGCCTGGAGCCGCCAGGATGAGTTGCTGGCTAACCTCACCGTCGGTGCACCGCCGGACGTCCTCAACCGCGCGGGCCAGGGCTGGGGTATTTCCGCGTTTTCTCCCGAAGGCCTCAAGCGCAACGGCTTCCGCGCATTCATCGAGATGCTGCGCGCCAATTTCGCCCATGCCGGCGGCCTGCGCATCGACCACGTGATGGGCCTGCAACGCCTGTGGGTGATCCCCATGGACGCGTCGCCACAGGAAGGCGCCTACTTGTATTACCCGGTGGACGACCTGCTGCGCCTGCTCGCCCTCGAGTCCCACCGTCACCAGGCCATCGTGCTCGGCGAAGACCTGGGCACCGTGCCCGACGGGCTGCGCGAAAAGCTGATCGCCCGTTCGATCCTGGGCATGCGTGTGTTGCTGTTCGAACAACGCCACGACGGCCAGTTCAAGCCAATCCTCGACTGGCCCGACAACGCCCTGGCCACCACCAGCACCCACGACTTGCCGACCCTCAATGGCTGGTGGCACAGCCGCGATATCGAATGGAATGTCCAACTCGGCCTGATCGATGCGCCCACCCTGGAGCAATGGAGCGAGCATCGCCTGCGCGAACGCCAGGCGCTGCGCCAGGCCTTGAGCCAGGACCCGCAGAACTTCGTCGATGAGATCCGCAACGAAACCGACCACATGATCGACGCCAGCGTGCGCTACCTGGGGCACACCCGCGCGCCGTTGGTGCTGCTACCGCTGGAAGATGCCCTGGGCCTGGAAGAGCAGGCCAACCTGCCCGGCACCACCGACACCCATCCCAACTGGCGCCGCCGCCTGCCGGGCGAGGCCGCCAGCCTGCTCGACAATGCCGGTGCCGCCCGCCGTCTCGAACTCCTCGCCGTCGCGCGCAACCAAGCCCATGAGCGTGACCGATGA
- a CDS encoding glycosyltransferase — protein MIGILIPVHNEEALLGDCLEAALVAASHPGLAGEPVQILTVLDSCSDGSAAIAEAFPIQRLDVQARNVGHVRGVGARHLLNQRTRWISCTDADSRVAPDWLVAQLALGTEVVCGTVTVDAWSEGFDPAAQIRYHQAYQARDDHRHIHGANLGISAGAYVRSGGFEPLACHEDVQLVRNLERCGASIAWSHAPQVITSARLESRAQGGFGDYLKRLMLAT, from the coding sequence ATGATCGGCATTCTGATCCCGGTGCATAACGAAGAGGCGTTGCTGGGCGACTGCCTGGAAGCGGCGCTGGTTGCCGCCAGCCATCCGGGGCTGGCCGGCGAACCGGTGCAAATCCTGACCGTGCTCGACAGTTGCAGCGATGGCAGCGCGGCCATTGCCGAGGCTTTCCCGATCCAGCGCCTGGATGTACAGGCGCGCAATGTGGGCCATGTACGCGGGGTGGGCGCCCGGCACCTGCTCAACCAGCGCACCCGCTGGATCTCATGCACCGACGCCGACAGCCGTGTCGCCCCCGATTGGTTGGTGGCGCAACTGGCACTGGGCACTGAAGTGGTCTGCGGCACCGTGACCGTGGACGCCTGGAGCGAAGGGTTCGACCCGGCAGCACAGATCCGCTACCACCAGGCCTACCAGGCCCGCGACGATCATCGGCATATCCATGGCGCCAACCTGGGAATCAGTGCCGGCGCTTATGTACGATCCGGCGGTTTCGAACCCCTGGCCTGTCATGAAGATGTGCAACTGGTGCGTAACCTTGAGCGCTGCGGCGCCTCCATCGCCTGGAGCCACGCCCCGCAGGTGATCACCAGCGCACGCCTGGAGTCCCGCGCCCAGGGTGGATTTGGTGATTATTTGAAGCGCCTGATGCTCGCCACGTAA
- a CDS encoding PIG-L deacetylase family protein, with product MRANPIIGQGTPLQRWQASSRLAELPLIGVETLVPEGHRAVIIAPHPDDEVLGCGGLLQGLAALGRPMQLISVTDGSASHPGSRRWPVERLSVVRPQESALALRRLGVPLQELKWLRAGLADSQVAAREDELARFIQRHLNPTDVVFTTWSEDGHCDHEAVGRASLRAARAVGATVYELPVWTWHWACPEDSRVPWHRARKVPLSDEAIARKRHAIHAFVSQLEGDPQIGLPPVLAPYVVERLLQPFEVVFL from the coding sequence ATGAGAGCCAATCCGATCATTGGCCAGGGGACACCGCTGCAGCGCTGGCAAGCTTCATCGCGTTTGGCCGAACTGCCGCTGATCGGCGTCGAGACCTTGGTCCCCGAAGGCCACCGCGCGGTAATCATTGCTCCGCACCCGGATGACGAAGTGCTCGGCTGTGGTGGGCTGCTGCAAGGTCTGGCGGCGCTGGGCCGGCCCATGCAACTGATTTCAGTCACCGACGGCAGCGCCAGCCACCCCGGCTCACGGCGCTGGCCGGTGGAGCGCTTGAGCGTGGTCCGCCCTCAGGAATCGGCCCTGGCCCTGCGGCGCCTGGGCGTGCCGCTGCAAGAGCTGAAATGGCTGCGGGCCGGCTTGGCCGACAGTCAGGTGGCGGCCAGGGAGGACGAGTTGGCCAGGTTTATCCAGCGCCATCTCAACCCTACGGATGTGGTGTTCACCACCTGGAGTGAAGACGGCCATTGCGACCATGAGGCCGTCGGCCGCGCCAGCCTCCGGGCGGCACGCGCGGTCGGCGCGACGGTATATGAGTTGCCGGTCTGGACCTGGCATTGGGCCTGCCCCGAGGACAGTCGGGTGCCCTGGCACCGCGCGCGCAAAGTTCCCCTGAGCGACGAGGCCATAGCCCGCAAGCGCCACGCCATCCACGCGTTTGTCAGCCAGTTGGAAGGCGACCCGCAGATCGGCCTGCCGCCGGTGCTGGCACCCTACGTGGTGGAGCGCCTGTTGCAACCTTTTGAAGTGGTATTCCTATGA
- a CDS encoding acyl-CoA dehydrogenase family protein, whose product MALRGFLQGYRGYADTQALGDALKALQAQGLDQLPLPGSGQTLVRWRGLAQVAGHDLRLCKLFEGHTDALAIIAELDAPLPPLGSTWGMWAAEPPNAKVRVYREGHRLRLEGRKAWCSGAAVVSHGLLTAWDEQDRQQLVAVQMDQPHVTVTDEGWQAVGMAATGSVEVSFDGAAGIAVGTPGDYLARPGFWQGGIGIAACWYGAAQRLAQVLREHCGKRADPHAFAHLGAVDSALNAAACVLRASAEQIDRAPRADARQWAQQARACLEDTVEQVMRRVGRAVGAGPYCKDPHFAQLMADLPVYMRQSHAERDLAALGEQVAVAPAGRWQL is encoded by the coding sequence ATGGCGCTGCGTGGATTCCTTCAAGGCTACCGGGGCTATGCGGACACGCAGGCCCTGGGCGACGCACTGAAGGCACTTCAGGCGCAAGGGCTGGACCAACTGCCGCTTCCCGGCAGCGGTCAGACACTGGTGCGCTGGCGTGGCCTGGCGCAAGTCGCCGGCCATGACCTGCGCTTGTGCAAGTTATTCGAAGGCCACACCGACGCGTTGGCGATCATCGCCGAACTCGATGCCCCGCTGCCGCCCCTGGGCAGCACCTGGGGGATGTGGGCGGCGGAACCGCCGAACGCCAAGGTGCGGGTGTACCGGGAGGGCCATCGCCTGCGGTTGGAGGGCCGCAAGGCCTGGTGTTCCGGCGCGGCGGTGGTCAGTCATGGGCTGTTGACGGCCTGGGATGAACAGGACCGCCAACAATTGGTGGCGGTGCAGATGGATCAGCCGCACGTCACCGTGACCGACGAGGGTTGGCAGGCGGTAGGCATGGCCGCCACAGGCAGTGTCGAGGTGTCGTTCGACGGCGCCGCTGGCATCGCGGTCGGCACCCCCGGCGACTACCTCGCCCGCCCTGGGTTCTGGCAAGGCGGTATCGGCATCGCCGCCTGCTGGTATGGCGCCGCGCAACGCCTGGCGCAAGTCTTGCGCGAACATTGCGGCAAACGCGCCGATCCCCACGCCTTCGCCCACCTCGGTGCCGTCGACAGCGCCTTGAACGCGGCGGCCTGCGTGTTGCGCGCCAGCGCGGAACAGATCGACCGCGCGCCCCGGGCCGATGCCCGTCAATGGGCCCAGCAGGCGCGTGCCTGTCTCGAAGACACCGTGGAGCAAGTGATGCGCCGTGTCGGCCGTGCCGTGGGCGCGGGGCCTTATTGCAAAGACCCGCACTTCGCCCAGTTGATGGCCGACCTGCCGGTGTACATGCGCCAGAGTCATGCCGAACGCGACCTGGCCGCGCTCGGCGAGCAGGTCGCCGTTGCGCCGGCAGGCAGGTGGCAGTTATGA
- a CDS encoding SAM-dependent methyltransferase codes for MSVATPYFDRLFADNDDPWAFRQRWYERRKRALTLAMLTRPRYASIFEPGCANGELSAELAPRCDRLLCGDTAAAAVALARGRLLGFAHARVEQSRLPAQWPTGQFDLIVLSELCYYLDADDLRRVIDHALACLTADGQVLACHWRPAIEGCPQTAEQVHTTLHERLHMQRVASHHETDFLLDLWSRDGTSVARLEGLR; via the coding sequence ATGAGTGTGGCGACCCCCTATTTCGACCGATTGTTTGCCGATAACGACGACCCCTGGGCCTTTCGCCAACGCTGGTACGAGCGACGCAAACGCGCCCTGACCCTGGCGATGCTGACCCGCCCACGCTACGCCTCGATCTTCGAACCCGGTTGTGCCAACGGCGAACTGAGTGCCGAACTGGCACCGCGTTGCGATCGCCTGCTGTGTGGCGACACCGCTGCCGCCGCCGTCGCCCTGGCGCGCGGGCGCTTGCTGGGGTTTGCCCATGCACGGGTCGAGCAAAGCCGCTTGCCCGCGCAATGGCCGACAGGGCAATTCGACCTGATCGTCCTGAGCGAGCTGTGCTATTACCTCGACGCCGACGACCTACGCCGCGTAATCGATCATGCCCTCGCCTGCCTGACCGCCGACGGCCAGGTGTTGGCCTGCCATTGGCGCCCCGCCATCGAAGGGTGCCCGCAGACCGCCGAACAGGTGCACACCACGCTGCATGAACGGTTGCACATGCAGCGGGTCGCCAGTCACCACGAAACGGATTTCCTCCTCGACCTCTGGAGCCGCGACGGCACCTCGGTCGCCCGCCTCGAGGGCTTGCGATGA